The Candidatus Cloacimonadota bacterium genome includes the window CTATCAAAACCAGATCTGCCCAATCTGCCAGTGAAATATGTTCGATATCAGCCTCAGCATCAAACAATCTGGTCACTACTTTTTGATGAGTTATCGATTTAAATGTGACAGGACTGATCAGTTCGCAGGCATTACTTGTAAGAATCGTGCGAACTTCCGCACCAAGTTTAGTCAACATGCTGGCAACATCCACTGCTTTGTAAGCTGCAATTCCACCAGTTACACCTAATAATATTTTTTTATTTTTGAACATGATAAACTCCCTAATTATTGATTATCAAATCATTTGGAAACGCTTTTTTTGTAAAGCATTTTGTGCTAATGAATAAGATTCAAAATTTTCGGATTGACAAGATTTTTTCCATTTCATTAATTCTCATTCAAATGGAGGTGGATATGAAAAAAATTGTAGTACTCTCATTAATTAGTGTTTTCGTTTTTACATGTTTACAAGCAGCAGATTTGGAAGAAACGCTGGAATCACTTTCCGGCGAAGCAGCCGAAAGTTATGTAAGTCCTATTGTATCAGCTTTTGGTACAAACCTGAATGGTGGTTGGTTTCATTGGGCACCGAAAGACAAGTTATTTGGACTCGATGTCGAATTTGGTATGGTGTTAATGTCTACGATGTTTCCTGATGATGATAAAAGTTTTGATGCAACTGGAGCATTCCAATTTAACCAAAACCAAGCAGAAAATATTGTAGAAAATTCGGGCATATCTTCTGGTGACTATGGATATGATGAACTGGTTTCTGCGATCATGTCTCAAGAGTTTGAAATTGGAATTCACGGAGCTACAATTATTGGTGAAGAAGATGATCATGTGATGCTGGAATTTCCTGAGCAAACTGTAACAGTTGATATTGGCGGAAGCCCACAAGATTTTGATCTTCTGGCTTATTCTCAGGATTCTGGAGTTGGAGGTCTTCTGGATGATTATTCGATGCTGCCTTTAGGAGCTCCTCAATTGAGCATCGGTACTATTTATGGTACAAAAGCTGCATTTAGATTTGTTCCCAGTTTAGATATTGAAGATCTTGGAAAATTTGATTATTTTGGTTTTGGAGTTCAGCACAATCCCAAAGCCTGGCTCAAAGTTCCGATTCCTATCGATCTTTGTTTCTCCTATTTTACTCAAACTATGAAATTGGGAGATATTGTTGAAGCAAATGCTACAGCTTTTGGTTTAAATGTAAGTAAAACTTTTGGTGCAAGTTTCTTGAGTGTAACTCCTTATGCCGGATATATGCTGGAAAGTTCCAACATGAAATTTAAATATAGCTATGAATTAGGTACAGATCCAATTTCAGGAACTCCTTTAGATCCAATGGAGATAAAATTCGATATTGATGGAAAAAACAAAAGCAGACTGACCCTGGGAACTACTTTCCGCCTGGGAGTTTTCAACATCAATGCAGACTACAACATTGGAAAATACAATTCATTTACAGCCGGATTTGCTTTAGGATTCTAAATCAAAAAAAAAACTATTTAAAAAAGCTCGAACGATTTTGTTTGAGCTTTTTTTTGTTTGACCAATTATTTCATATAATTATATCAAGTTTGAGGTTGTAAAATGGAATTTTTAGATGTTATAAAATCAAGAAAAAGTATTCGTAGTTTTGCCGAAAAAGATATTCCAGAAGATTTTTTGTTAGAAATTTTAGAAGCAGCTCGATTGGCTCCTTCCTTTCAAAATCGTCAATGCTGGCGGTTTGTTGTGGTACGAGATCCTCAAAAAAGAAAAGAACTGGCTCTTAAAAGTGGTTTTCTGGGAAAAGTTAATTTCTTCATCAAAACTGCTCCGGTTATTATCGTTGCTTGTGCCGATACAAGTAAAAGTGGAACGGTGAATAATCAGGATTACTATCTGGTAGATGTCTCCATTGCCTTCCAACAGATGATGCTGGCTGCCTGGAATCGAGGAATAGGCAGTTGCTGGCTGGCGGCTTTCGATGAGAAAAAAGTGAAAGATA containing:
- a CDS encoding nitroreductase family protein produces the protein MEFLDVIKSRKSIRSFAEKDIPEDFLLEILEAARLAPSFQNRQCWRFVVVRDPQKRKELALKSGFLGKVNFFIKTAPVIIVACADTSKSGTVNNQDYYLVDVSIAFQQMMLAAWNRGIGSCWLAAFDEKKVKDILNIPDKIRVVAMSPFGYPKQKQGFYAKAVKTFAGSKKRLEIEKIVKWDEWK